A genomic segment from Simkaniaceae bacterium encodes:
- a CDS encoding GNAT family N-acetyltransferase, protein MSIEDKVQMRLSENDDLPFLISFLMQPGVLPYFPMCDHREVEDAARITISYRDVGSVYTAEYEGKICGFVILYVSPFSKLKHQSLFMIIVSEKFRNLGIGSYMLDYLEKVAKEDHQIEMIHLEVYEDNPARRLYSRKGYVEYGRHPKFLKESDGYRDKILMQKKLGEYGRT, encoded by the coding sequence ATGAGTATTGAAGATAAAGTACAAATGCGCCTGAGTGAAAATGATGACCTACCCTTTCTGATCTCTTTTTTGATGCAACCCGGGGTGCTTCCTTATTTTCCTATGTGTGATCATAGAGAAGTTGAAGATGCCGCTCGCATAACGATTTCCTATCGGGATGTGGGATCCGTATATACGGCAGAATATGAAGGAAAAATTTGCGGATTTGTCATTTTATACGTGAGTCCTTTTTCCAAACTTAAGCACCAATCGCTTTTTATGATCATCGTTTCAGAAAAATTTCGCAACTTGGGCATTGGCTCTTATATGCTCGATTATCTTGAGAAGGTGGCTAAAGAAGATCATCAGATTGAAATGATTCATCTGGAAGTGTATGAGGACAATCCTGCAAGACGTCTTTATAGCCGTAAAGGGTATGTCGAATATGGAAGACATCCCAAATTTTTAAAAGAATCGGATGGATACCGCGATAAAATTTTAATGCAAAAAAAACTAGGGGAATATGGCCGGACATAG
- a CDS encoding YebC/PmpR family DNA-binding transcriptional regulator — protein MAGHSKWANIKHRKMRSDAKKGKIFSQMAKEIISAVKQGGPDPKGNTRLKLAIQKARAANVPSDNIERNIKKASSADQADFFEMQYELYGYGGVGILVDIMTDNKNRTASDMRIATNKRGGNIAAPGAVAYNFDKKGIIHVPKDQSTEEDLFLLVTEAGAEDFEVVGDLYVITTPPDQLMAVKDILDEKNIQVEECSLQMIPQNYVECDEEAGAANLALIEWLEEIEDVTEVYHNMAFD, from the coding sequence ATGGCCGGACATAGTAAGTGGGCGAATATTAAGCACCGCAAAATGCGATCTGATGCGAAAAAAGGAAAAATCTTTTCTCAGATGGCTAAAGAAATTATTAGTGCAGTGAAACAAGGTGGGCCCGATCCCAAGGGGAACACGCGTTTAAAACTTGCCATTCAAAAAGCGCGCGCTGCAAATGTCCCATCGGATAATATTGAGCGCAATATTAAGAAGGCAAGCAGTGCAGATCAAGCGGACTTTTTTGAGATGCAATACGAGTTATATGGCTATGGCGGTGTCGGGATCTTAGTTGATATCATGACGGATAATAAAAATCGAACGGCCTCAGATATGCGCATTGCAACGAATAAACGCGGTGGGAATATTGCCGCTCCGGGAGCCGTCGCATATAACTTTGATAAAAAGGGAATCATCCATGTTCCAAAAGATCAATCAACGGAAGAAGATCTCTTTTTGCTCGTAACTGAAGCGGGAGCTGAAGACTTTGAAGTGGTCGGTGATTTATATGTCATTACCACACCACCGGATCAACTCATGGCGGTTAAAGACATCCTTGATGAAAAAAACATTCAGGTCGAGGAGTGTTCTCTTCAGATGATTCCACAAAACTATGTCGAATGTGATGAAGAGGCCGGCGCAGCAAATCTTGCGCTTATTGAATGGCTCGAAGAGATCGAAGAT